In Coturnix japonica isolate 7356 chromosome 7, Coturnix japonica 2.1, whole genome shotgun sequence, one DNA window encodes the following:
- the NEMP2 gene encoding nuclear envelope integral membrane protein 2 has translation MGPRRPPWARPGLALGLLLQALFGAVPSAGGSCSLLEEGNAIQKLHEDCFCYVQNRVMHLQYIWSTVQVRINSTKAFRFVPTPEKNNCGDSETVFEFAACAIQIFWRQETSTETLLKVKQYGEDFCFRIQPFKEELYTVSLTREMLDGKLLFFFVAGIFLFHFANSLSRSTNFFYLSGIILGVLALLVFVLLALKRFIPRRSTFWILLSGCWMSSLYLIYCFKENMPWLWSEQRLYVLGYFVAIGTISFATCYQHGPLTSELSITLFAWTLQLTAFVFIYCGVTIPQVAYAIIAVMLCSKGLGYPLGAAWHIGRTMKNRFQSQKLVVRCLTEEEYREQGETETVRALEELRSSCKNPDFSSWLAVSKLQSPHRFAGFVLGSPHVSPAETKAHDEEYGIGSSFLEEQLFETRTESEGDEMTGYSHEDDDENEDETHEQILFPFATELL, from the exons GGGGAAGCTGTAGCCTTCTGGAAGAAGGGAACGCCATCCAGAAGCTGCATGAAGACTGCTTTTGTTACGTGCAAAACAGGGTCATGCACTTACAGTACATTTGGTCGACTGTTCAG GTGAGAATTAACAGCACAAAGGCATTCAGGTTTGTGCCTACTCCGGAAAAAAACAACTGCGGGGATTCAGAAACTGTCTTTGAGTTTGCTGCCTGCGCCATCCAGATATTCTGGCGACAGGAGACATCTACAGAAACCCTCTTAAAGGTAAAGCAATATGGAGAGGACTTCTGCTTCAGAATACAGCCCTTCAAGGAAGAACTGTACACCGTGAGCCTAACACGAGAAA tGCTAGATGGAaagctcttgtttttctttgtagctggaatttttctgttccattttgcaAACAGCCTGAGCAG gagCACCAACTTCTTTTACCTGTCTGGAATAATACTGGGCGTTCTTGCTCTGCTAGTTTTTGTCCTGCTGGCACTTAAAAGATTTATTCCAAGG CGCAGTACCTTCTGGATACTACTGAGTGGCTGCTGGATGTCCTCACTCTATCTTATCTACTGCTTCAAAGAGAACATGCCGTGGTTGTGGTCTGAACAAAGACTCTACGTGTTGG GGTATTTTGTGGCCATTGGAACTATCAGCTTTGCCACTTGCTATCAGCATGGACCGCTTACCAGTGAATTGAGTATAACCTTGTTCGCGTGGACGCTGCAATTAACggcctttgtttttatttactgtggTGTCACCATACCTCAAGTTGCATATGCAATAATAGCAGTCATGCTCTGCTCCAAAGGCCTGGGATATCCCCTCGGTGCTGCCTGGCACATAGGCAG AACAATGAAGAATCGCTTTCAATCCCAAAAGTTAGTGGTTAGATGCCTTACAGAAGAAGAATATCGAGAACAAGGTGAAACTGAAACTGTCAGAGCTCTGGAGGAGCTGCGCTCATCCTGCAAGAACCCTGACTTCTCATCATGGTTGGCAGTATCCAAACTCCAGTCCCCACATAG GTTTGCAGGTTTTGTTCTGGGATCTCCTCACGTCTCACCAGCAGAAACAAAGGCGCACGATGAGGAATACGGCATTGGGAGTTCCTTCCTGGAAGAGCAGCTCTTTGAGACAAGGACAGAGTCTGAGGGAGATGAGATGACCGGCTACAGCCACGAAGATGATGATGAGAATGAAGATGAAACACATGaacaaattttatttccatttgctactgagctgctctga
- the MFSD6 gene encoding major facilitator superfamily domain-containing protein 6 isoform X1, which translates to MAADDKVAILTDDEEEQKRKYVLADPFNGISKDQDSHPQNETPSTETTTVADEELDWLEKHCVKINNDLLISKVFYFFFYSAYGSLYPLLPVYYKQLGMSPSQSGLLVGIRYFIEFCSAPFWGVVADRFKKGKIVLLFSLLCWVLFNLGIGFVRPATLRCVPKGLPPAHPTNASSLLTTVSLNTSVSSPLTTVSTASPEVRGKRDLLTSRPVTLGATGTATPEVTFLLPTQSGDMEFALENSTHFILKNTTITTTSPGNVTPSTTPSATTTKPMPSDQAMLVYDQQEVEAIFLLILLVVIIGEFFSASSVTIVDTVTLQYLGKHRDRYGLQRMWGSLGWGLAMLSVGIGIDYTHIEVVVEGQGCKAPEYKNYRIVFIVFGVLMTVALIVATQFRFHYTHFKQDENKRKEVEISQVDRNASNESSDNTPTTSMSQSQSFSFWDLIKLLCSIQYGSVLFVAWFMGFGYGFVFTFLYWHLEDLNGTTTLFGVCSVLSHVSELTAYFFSHKLIELVGHIRVLYIGLACNTARYIYISYLENAWTVLPMEVLQGVTHAAIWAACISYLSAAVPPELRTSAQGILQGLHLGLGRGCGAMVGGVLVNYFGPAATFRGIGMACLVILLLFALIQWLLVPDEEEEKSMLAERIPVPSSPVPIATIDLVQQQSEDVMPRTEPRLPLKKTKHQEEQEDVNKPAWGVSSSPWVTLAYAVYQIKEMVKLSKTHPVPENQPLQKINENSSVLAGSETQPPTVTDSGQSRNCSTPTATSDPKVDGDRVASDRDAQPAAAGP; encoded by the exons ATGGCAGCTGATGATAAGGTTGCCATTTTAACCGATGATGAAGAAGAACAGAAGCGAAAATATGTGCTTGCCGATCCTTTCAATGGCATTTCCAAGGATCAAGACTCACATCCCCAGAATGAAACCCCTTCAACAGAGACAACCACCGTCGCAGATGAAGAGCTGGACTGGTTAGAAAAGCACTGCGTCAAAATCAACAACGATCTTCTGATCTCCaaggtcttttattttttcttctactctGCGTATGGCTCTCTCTACCCCTTGCTCCCTGTGTATTACAAGCAGCTGGGTATGTCACCCAGTCAGAGCGGACTTCTGGTGGGCATCAGGTACTTTATTGAGTTTTGCAGTGCTCCCTTCTGGGGAGTGGTTGCGGATCGCTTCAAGAAAGGGAAGATCGTCcttctcttttcacttttatGCTGGGTTTTATTTAACTTAGGGATTGGATTTGTTAGACCGGCCACCTTAAGATGTGTGCCGAAGGGCCTTCCCCCAGCACATCCCACCAATGCAAGCAGCCTTTTAACAACCGTTTCACTAAACACCTCCGTGTCATCTCCACTGACAACCGTGAGTACTGCGTCCCCAGAAGTTCGTGGGAAGAGAGACCTGCTCACTTCCAGGCCAGTCACGTTGGGAGCTACAGGGACTGCTACTCCTGAAGTAACATTTCTGTTACCTACACAGAGTGGTGATATGGAGTTTGCCTTGGAGAACAgtactcattttattttgaagaacacCACTATCACCACCACCTCACCGGGGAATGTGACCCCCAGCACCACCCCATCTGCCACCACCACCAAGCCGATGCCTTCTGACCAAGCCATGCTGGTTTATGATCAACAAGAAGTAGAAGCCATCTTCCTGCTCATTCTGCTTGTTGTCATAATAGGAGAGTTTTTCAGTGCTTCCTCTGTTACTATTGTGGACACAGTAACTCTGCAGTACCTTGGCAAACACAGGGACCGGTATGGACTGCAGCGGATGTGGGGGTctctgggctgggggctggccATGCTCTCTGTGGGAATCGGAATTGACTATACCCATATAGAAGTTGTCGTTGAAGGTCAAGGATGTAAAGCTCCCGAATACAAGAACTACAGAATAGTCTTCATTGTTTTTGGTGTTCTGATGACAGTGGCATTAATTGTGGCCACCCAGTTTCGATTTCATTATACGCACTTCAAGCAAGAtgaaaataagaggaaagagGTGGAAATATCACAAGTGGACAGAAATGCCTCCAATGAGTCCTCTGACAACACTCCCACAACCAGTATGAGCCAGTCACAGTCTTTCAGTTTTTGGGACCTAATAAAGCTGCTGTGTAGTATCCAGTATGGCTCGGTGCTCTTTGTGGCGTGGTTCATGGGCTTTGGATATGGCTTTGTGTTCACCTTTCTCTACTGGCACTTGGAAGATTTGAATGGTACCACCACCCTCTTTGGggtctgctctgtgctcagccaCGTGTCTGAGCTGACTGCCTACTTCTTCAGCCACAAACTGATTGAGCTGGTTGGTCATATCAG AGTGCTGTATATTGGTCTTGCCTGCAATACTGCCCGCTACATTTACATCTCCTATCTGGAAAATGCCTGGACTGTTCTCCCAATGGAAGTACTGCAAG GTGTCACACACGCGGCCATATGGGCGGCCTGTATCTCCTACCTGAGTGCAGCGGTGCCCCCAGAGCTGAGGACGTCGGCCCAGGGCATCCTGCAGGGCCTGCACCTGGGACTGGGCAGAGGATGCGGGGCTATGGTTGGAGGGGTTTTGGTCAACTACTTTG GTCCTGCTGCCACATTCAGAGGAATAGGGATGGCTTGTTTAGTGattcttcttctgtttgcaCTGATCCAGTGGCTGCTGGTTCCCGATGAAGAAGAAG AGAAGTCGATGCTGGCAGAAAGGATCCCAGTGCCTTCCAGTCCTGTTCCCATAGCAACTATTGACCTTGTGCAACAGCAGTCAGAAGATGTCATGCCTCGGACGgagcccaggctgcctctgaAGAAAACGAAACACCAGGAGGAACAGGAGGATGTGAACAAGCCTGCCTGGGGCGTCAGCTCTTCGCCTTGGGTCACCTTAGCTTATGCTGTCTACCAGATAAAGGAGATGGTTAAGCTATCCAAAACCCACCCTGTACCTGAGAATCAGCCTTTGCAG AAAATCAATGAGAATAGCAGTGTGTTGGCCGGCTCGGAAACGCAGCCCCCGACAGTGACAGATTCTGGGCAGTCCAGAAATTGTTCAACACCAACAGCGACATCAGATCCCAAAGTAGATGGCGACCGCGTGGCGTCGGATCGTGATGCTCAGCCTGCTGCCGCGGGACCCTGA
- the MFSD6 gene encoding major facilitator superfamily domain-containing protein 6 isoform X2, with product MAADDKVAILTDDEEEQKRKYVLADPFNGISKDQDSHPQNETPSTETTTVADEELDWLEKHCVKINNDLLISKVFYFFFYSAYGSLYPLLPVYYKQLGMSPSQSGLLVGIRYFIEFCSAPFWGVVADRFKKGKIVLLFSLLCWVLFNLGIGFVRPATLRCVPKGLPPAHPTNASSLLTTVSLNTSVSSPLTTVSTASPEVRGKRDLLTSRPVTLGATGTATPEVTFLLPTQSGDMEFALENSTHFILKNTTITTTSPGNVTPSTTPSATTTKPMPSDQAMLVYDQQEVEAIFLLILLVVIIGEFFSASSVTIVDTVTLQYLGKHRDRYGLQRMWGSLGWGLAMLSVGIGIDYTHIEVVVEGQGCKAPEYKNYRIVFIVFGVLMTVALIVATQFRFHYTHFKQDENKRKEVEISQVDRNASNESSDNTPTTSMSQSQSFSFWDLIKLLCSIQYGSVLFVAWFMGFGYGFVFTFLYWHLEDLNGTTTLFGVCSVLSHVSELTAYFFSHKLIELVGHIRVLYIGLACNTARYIYISYLENAWTVLPMEVLQGVTHAAIWAACISYLSAAVPPELRTSAQGILQGLHLGLGRGCGAMVGGVLVNYFGPAATFRGIGMACLVILLLFALIQWLLVPDEEEEKSMLAERIPVPSSPVPIATIDLVQQQSEDVMPRTEPRLPLKKTKHQEEQEDVNKPAWGVSSSPWVTLAYAVYQIKEMVKLSKTHPVPENQPLQFVFCMLPGEAQLGKEMEENQ from the exons ATGGCAGCTGATGATAAGGTTGCCATTTTAACCGATGATGAAGAAGAACAGAAGCGAAAATATGTGCTTGCCGATCCTTTCAATGGCATTTCCAAGGATCAAGACTCACATCCCCAGAATGAAACCCCTTCAACAGAGACAACCACCGTCGCAGATGAAGAGCTGGACTGGTTAGAAAAGCACTGCGTCAAAATCAACAACGATCTTCTGATCTCCaaggtcttttattttttcttctactctGCGTATGGCTCTCTCTACCCCTTGCTCCCTGTGTATTACAAGCAGCTGGGTATGTCACCCAGTCAGAGCGGACTTCTGGTGGGCATCAGGTACTTTATTGAGTTTTGCAGTGCTCCCTTCTGGGGAGTGGTTGCGGATCGCTTCAAGAAAGGGAAGATCGTCcttctcttttcacttttatGCTGGGTTTTATTTAACTTAGGGATTGGATTTGTTAGACCGGCCACCTTAAGATGTGTGCCGAAGGGCCTTCCCCCAGCACATCCCACCAATGCAAGCAGCCTTTTAACAACCGTTTCACTAAACACCTCCGTGTCATCTCCACTGACAACCGTGAGTACTGCGTCCCCAGAAGTTCGTGGGAAGAGAGACCTGCTCACTTCCAGGCCAGTCACGTTGGGAGCTACAGGGACTGCTACTCCTGAAGTAACATTTCTGTTACCTACACAGAGTGGTGATATGGAGTTTGCCTTGGAGAACAgtactcattttattttgaagaacacCACTATCACCACCACCTCACCGGGGAATGTGACCCCCAGCACCACCCCATCTGCCACCACCACCAAGCCGATGCCTTCTGACCAAGCCATGCTGGTTTATGATCAACAAGAAGTAGAAGCCATCTTCCTGCTCATTCTGCTTGTTGTCATAATAGGAGAGTTTTTCAGTGCTTCCTCTGTTACTATTGTGGACACAGTAACTCTGCAGTACCTTGGCAAACACAGGGACCGGTATGGACTGCAGCGGATGTGGGGGTctctgggctgggggctggccATGCTCTCTGTGGGAATCGGAATTGACTATACCCATATAGAAGTTGTCGTTGAAGGTCAAGGATGTAAAGCTCCCGAATACAAGAACTACAGAATAGTCTTCATTGTTTTTGGTGTTCTGATGACAGTGGCATTAATTGTGGCCACCCAGTTTCGATTTCATTATACGCACTTCAAGCAAGAtgaaaataagaggaaagagGTGGAAATATCACAAGTGGACAGAAATGCCTCCAATGAGTCCTCTGACAACACTCCCACAACCAGTATGAGCCAGTCACAGTCTTTCAGTTTTTGGGACCTAATAAAGCTGCTGTGTAGTATCCAGTATGGCTCGGTGCTCTTTGTGGCGTGGTTCATGGGCTTTGGATATGGCTTTGTGTTCACCTTTCTCTACTGGCACTTGGAAGATTTGAATGGTACCACCACCCTCTTTGGggtctgctctgtgctcagccaCGTGTCTGAGCTGACTGCCTACTTCTTCAGCCACAAACTGATTGAGCTGGTTGGTCATATCAG AGTGCTGTATATTGGTCTTGCCTGCAATACTGCCCGCTACATTTACATCTCCTATCTGGAAAATGCCTGGACTGTTCTCCCAATGGAAGTACTGCAAG GTGTCACACACGCGGCCATATGGGCGGCCTGTATCTCCTACCTGAGTGCAGCGGTGCCCCCAGAGCTGAGGACGTCGGCCCAGGGCATCCTGCAGGGCCTGCACCTGGGACTGGGCAGAGGATGCGGGGCTATGGTTGGAGGGGTTTTGGTCAACTACTTTG GTCCTGCTGCCACATTCAGAGGAATAGGGATGGCTTGTTTAGTGattcttcttctgtttgcaCTGATCCAGTGGCTGCTGGTTCCCGATGAAGAAGAAG AGAAGTCGATGCTGGCAGAAAGGATCCCAGTGCCTTCCAGTCCTGTTCCCATAGCAACTATTGACCTTGTGCAACAGCAGTCAGAAGATGTCATGCCTCGGACGgagcccaggctgcctctgaAGAAAACGAAACACCAGGAGGAACAGGAGGATGTGAACAAGCCTGCCTGGGGCGTCAGCTCTTCGCCTTGGGTCACCTTAGCTTATGCTGTCTACCAGATAAAGGAGATGGTTAAGCTATCCAAAACCCACCCTGTACCTGAGAATCAGCCTTTGCAG tttgttttttgcatgCTTCCTGGGGAAGCGCAGTTAGGAAAAGAGATGGAAG AAAATCAATGA
- the MFSD6 gene encoding major facilitator superfamily domain-containing protein 6 isoform X3 — MAADDKVAILTDDEEEQKRKYVLADPFNGISKDQDSHPQNETPSTETTTVADEELDWLEKHCVKINNDLLISKVFYFFFYSAYGSLYPLLPVYYKQLGMSPSQSGLLVGIRYFIEFCSAPFWGVVADRFKKGKIVLLFSLLCWVLFNLGIGFVRPATLRCVPKGLPPAHPTNASSLLTTVSLNTSVSSPLTTVSTASPEVRGKRDLLTSRPVTLGATGTATPEVTFLLPTQSGDMEFALENSTHFILKNTTITTTSPGNVTPSTTPSATTTKPMPSDQAMLVYDQQEVEAIFLLILLVVIIGEFFSASSVTIVDTVTLQYLGKHRDRYGLQRMWGSLGWGLAMLSVGIGIDYTHIEVVVEGQGCKAPEYKNYRIVFIVFGVLMTVALIVATQFRFHYTHFKQDENKRKEVEISQVDRNASNESSDNTPTTSMSQSQSFSFWDLIKLLCSIQYGSVLFVAWFMGFGYGFVFTFLYWHLEDLNGTTTLFGVCSVLSHVSELTAYFFSHKLIELVGHIRVLYIGLACNTARYIYISYLENAWTVLPMEVLQGVTHAAIWAACISYLSAAVPPELRTSAQGILQGLHLGLGRGCGAMVGGVLVNYFGPAATFRGIGMACLVILLLFALIQWLLVPDEEEEKSMLAERIPVPSSPVPIATIDLVQQQSEDVMPRTEPRLPLKKTKHQEEQEDVNKPAWGVSSSPWVTLAYAVYQIKEMVKLSKTHPVPENQPLQLGKEMEENQ, encoded by the exons ATGGCAGCTGATGATAAGGTTGCCATTTTAACCGATGATGAAGAAGAACAGAAGCGAAAATATGTGCTTGCCGATCCTTTCAATGGCATTTCCAAGGATCAAGACTCACATCCCCAGAATGAAACCCCTTCAACAGAGACAACCACCGTCGCAGATGAAGAGCTGGACTGGTTAGAAAAGCACTGCGTCAAAATCAACAACGATCTTCTGATCTCCaaggtcttttattttttcttctactctGCGTATGGCTCTCTCTACCCCTTGCTCCCTGTGTATTACAAGCAGCTGGGTATGTCACCCAGTCAGAGCGGACTTCTGGTGGGCATCAGGTACTTTATTGAGTTTTGCAGTGCTCCCTTCTGGGGAGTGGTTGCGGATCGCTTCAAGAAAGGGAAGATCGTCcttctcttttcacttttatGCTGGGTTTTATTTAACTTAGGGATTGGATTTGTTAGACCGGCCACCTTAAGATGTGTGCCGAAGGGCCTTCCCCCAGCACATCCCACCAATGCAAGCAGCCTTTTAACAACCGTTTCACTAAACACCTCCGTGTCATCTCCACTGACAACCGTGAGTACTGCGTCCCCAGAAGTTCGTGGGAAGAGAGACCTGCTCACTTCCAGGCCAGTCACGTTGGGAGCTACAGGGACTGCTACTCCTGAAGTAACATTTCTGTTACCTACACAGAGTGGTGATATGGAGTTTGCCTTGGAGAACAgtactcattttattttgaagaacacCACTATCACCACCACCTCACCGGGGAATGTGACCCCCAGCACCACCCCATCTGCCACCACCACCAAGCCGATGCCTTCTGACCAAGCCATGCTGGTTTATGATCAACAAGAAGTAGAAGCCATCTTCCTGCTCATTCTGCTTGTTGTCATAATAGGAGAGTTTTTCAGTGCTTCCTCTGTTACTATTGTGGACACAGTAACTCTGCAGTACCTTGGCAAACACAGGGACCGGTATGGACTGCAGCGGATGTGGGGGTctctgggctgggggctggccATGCTCTCTGTGGGAATCGGAATTGACTATACCCATATAGAAGTTGTCGTTGAAGGTCAAGGATGTAAAGCTCCCGAATACAAGAACTACAGAATAGTCTTCATTGTTTTTGGTGTTCTGATGACAGTGGCATTAATTGTGGCCACCCAGTTTCGATTTCATTATACGCACTTCAAGCAAGAtgaaaataagaggaaagagGTGGAAATATCACAAGTGGACAGAAATGCCTCCAATGAGTCCTCTGACAACACTCCCACAACCAGTATGAGCCAGTCACAGTCTTTCAGTTTTTGGGACCTAATAAAGCTGCTGTGTAGTATCCAGTATGGCTCGGTGCTCTTTGTGGCGTGGTTCATGGGCTTTGGATATGGCTTTGTGTTCACCTTTCTCTACTGGCACTTGGAAGATTTGAATGGTACCACCACCCTCTTTGGggtctgctctgtgctcagccaCGTGTCTGAGCTGACTGCCTACTTCTTCAGCCACAAACTGATTGAGCTGGTTGGTCATATCAG AGTGCTGTATATTGGTCTTGCCTGCAATACTGCCCGCTACATTTACATCTCCTATCTGGAAAATGCCTGGACTGTTCTCCCAATGGAAGTACTGCAAG GTGTCACACACGCGGCCATATGGGCGGCCTGTATCTCCTACCTGAGTGCAGCGGTGCCCCCAGAGCTGAGGACGTCGGCCCAGGGCATCCTGCAGGGCCTGCACCTGGGACTGGGCAGAGGATGCGGGGCTATGGTTGGAGGGGTTTTGGTCAACTACTTTG GTCCTGCTGCCACATTCAGAGGAATAGGGATGGCTTGTTTAGTGattcttcttctgtttgcaCTGATCCAGTGGCTGCTGGTTCCCGATGAAGAAGAAG AGAAGTCGATGCTGGCAGAAAGGATCCCAGTGCCTTCCAGTCCTGTTCCCATAGCAACTATTGACCTTGTGCAACAGCAGTCAGAAGATGTCATGCCTCGGACGgagcccaggctgcctctgaAGAAAACGAAACACCAGGAGGAACAGGAGGATGTGAACAAGCCTGCCTGGGGCGTCAGCTCTTCGCCTTGGGTCACCTTAGCTTATGCTGTCTACCAGATAAAGGAGATGGTTAAGCTATCCAAAACCCACCCTGTACCTGAGAATCAGCCTTTGCAG TTAGGAAAAGAGATGGAAG AAAATCAATGA